The Anabas testudineus chromosome 15, fAnaTes1.2, whole genome shotgun sequence DNA segment TGTCTGTCCTTCCCATCTGCCAACACTAGAATTCTGTAATTCAGGAgggtgagtcacacacacacacacacacacacacacacacacagagtttaaacacacagttgtcACCCAAAGGCCACACTAAACCTTCTCTACTTTACCCATAGCCCAAGCTTTCTTAGCTGCACACGTGAATTTACTGTTGCAGTTTGATTTGGTTGCAGAGGATGTGATTAATTTTCTTAGAAAcgacttatttttatttcactcagcTTTATACATCGATGCCCTACattgttattaaatatttacatacaaCATACAGCTTAGTTAAAATCTGAGTTCAAAAGCCAATAACAACAATATTCATAataaattttaatgtaaatgtactttagaTTTTTATGTTAGAAGCCGTGCATAAGAGTACTTTTCATACTCAAATACATTCTTCAGTAATACTTCTGTTCTTTTAACTGAAGTAAAATGTGAATACTTGTCatgtagtaatgtaatgtaatggagTACTTTTACACTGTGGTATTGTTTTACTTAAAGCCCTGAAtatttctcctctgctgctttaatTTCTGGTGTCATCATCTTTGTCATCCTTTGTCAGGAAGGACATGCAGCTCCTGTCCCTGTGTATTGACAAACCCAAAGCTTGGGGCGTAGAGGCAGGTTATGAATGATTAATCACTGTCGGAGGCCTAGAATAATACCCATCTCTGGTACTGGGTCATGCACACAAGCTGATGCTGTCTGGTCATTTTGAGATGGACTGGTTAGCTGTGCAATTAGGCATATAATCCCATCTACCAGTTGGTTCATTGATTACAGATTGATGTAGTTTGCCAGCTGCTGCTTGTCTTGTCTGAGGGCCTTGTCTCAGACTTGGCCCGTCCCTTCCatgtcttcagtgtttttttttttttttttggtagctCCTCACTTGATTGGCTTGTCTGAGCCATGCCCTCTGTCAAAAGCCATATGTCACATCTGAGGAGTGACCCGTCTGCTCGGACAGAAACCTGTACTCTTATGAATCTAGATTTCCTTATGGAGAAATTGAGCTTATGGCACGAAGCGTATGTTTTCAGTCCAGGAGAAagtgtacaaaaaaaaaaacattcactctgcatttgttgtttgaCCTTACAAATCTCACTATCATCACAGGATTACTTTTAAAAAGTTACTTTGAATAAGCTCATATTTACTTTAAGAGAAAAAAGTGTggtaatatttttgttttttactgaattgacatttaatgtgatattgttgttattatgttGGTACAGCAGTGACTGGGTACacttagaaaatgtaaaacagaatataaaacattgaaatgtttatatttatatcataaCACGTagccacacaaacaccaccCGCTTTACAAGTAGGCCTGGCAGCTGCTCAGATGAGGCTCGGGGTATAATTAGGTCACGTAAGGTGAATGTAATTTTATGCCTGTTTGAACTCTCTTCCTGTCTAATTGGACTGATTAGTAATGCGTAATTGGCTTCGGAGCTCTCCTATTTGTTTTGAATTTGGCATCAGTTGAAGATAACAGGGCTCTGATtacagcacagtgaaaacaaactcTCAGTATTGACAGCAGACTTACACAGCAGAATTAGTTTTATGTCAAGCATGAGATAAACATCATCAGGTGGGATGGAGCAGTAAAAAGGGAGCTGAATGGTTTTAGTGCAATGCAAAACCTCTtgttccataaaaaaaaaagcaaacattgcTCATTTGAATAAATACAACTTTATTAAATGAGAAGGACAAAACTATTTTACAGTGTGCAACTTTACATCAGTTGAGTATGTGCTTTCAAACCTTACTTCAATACATTTTCAAACtgactgcatttatttaaagttcAATAAAAACCTCAATATGAAACATTAGACCAGTTGGCGTCATTTGCTAAAGCAAAGCCTTATCACAGAACAAACTCAGGAGATTTTTTTGTTAGCCTACTCAGTTTTCTGATGATACACCCTGAGCAGGATGAAATTAAGGAGACAGATTGTTGTCAGTACAAAgatcaaaagaaacaaaagaaatcagaaaaagtgtttcagtgtttcaactactaaattattaaattaaatccaaCTAGCAGCGTAATATTATTTGAACTGTGAGcagacacagtgtgtttcttGAGTCAAGCTACAGTAAATTGCCATCATCCATTGACATGCACATGAAAGACATGGTGCAAAAAAGTGAACCAGTGATCAACATCATAAATAATAGAAACTTGCTGTCAGCAGATATTTGAATGTCTATTCTATAGATAGGTTTTGATTATTAACAAACAATAACTTATAATCACTTTTTATATAAACCTTAAAAGAAACTAATGCTACCAGAACAGATATAtatgattaaattaataaaaagaagtgGTGCTATAACCACTTTAAGAATAGAACTGTTAAGTTTAGTTAAGAACAGATATTCACCAACATACAGCAGCAGCCTCACCATCGTAGCTAAAAATGATGTAGAACGTGAATCATTCAAACCTGTCAGAGAACAATATTCAACTCCACTGATGGCTCATGAAGTAAGACTTtgcaaatgtgtcatttatgtGAAACTTTTGTCTTATGAATAGATTTGAGTAAACAGGAATGGTGCCAAACGCGCTATGAGTGCTGATAGCTTTAATACAATACAGCATTTTTGCTGTTTGATTCTGAACGTATTGCTTCAAATGCATCACACAAATCACATGACAATCTGCCCAGATAATCATTCTCCTTTTCAGCTATCTGTTTGCAGATGGCTCACAACTCCTCACTCTCCAGCATGACCTCGGGAGGGGAGCTGGAGAACAGGATGGGGCTGGTCTCTGACGTGGGAAAGACAGCCTTGATGTCGAGCCCCTGGCCTGTCAGAGCTGCATAGCGGCTGCCCGTGCGTGGCGTTTTCTTCATTGGCGCAGGGATGCCCTGATGCCACTGTGCTAAAGGTGCAGTAGACAGTTACTATTACTACACAAAGCGGCATCCAGAAATGCCACCGTTTTCTGGATAAAGCTGATACTTACACAGCTATACACAATATTTACCATAGATGTCAAGCCTGCAGGTGCAGGATACAATTCCAACCTCATTTTTTGCTGACACTGTGTACCAGCCAGCATCATCTTTTGTTGTTGGCTGGATAAGGAGACACACGTATCCTGTGGCATCCTGGGTCatgctgaaataaataatgcaaTTAATCAATTGAAAATTCCTCTCAATTCTTATTGAGATGTTCAAAAGTGTAATTTTTTAATGGATGGTATTGAAGCAGATACAGGAGGAGGCTCAGAACTAACCTGATTCTGTCCTTAGATCTAGGAATGGTGTCATTGTCTTTCTTCCAGAAGATGAGTGGAGGGGGCATACCCACCACCCGACACTCCAGCCTGACTGGAGTCCCCTCAGGAATACCCAtgttctgcagcttctccacaAACTGGGGAGGGtgcttcatttctttctctacaGTGGGCATTGTTTGGACACATGATGTTACATTGAAATATTCTACTGAATTgagtaattaattcattttcatcatcCTAAAGCAAGGCTCAGTTTACAAAACCGATTAGTAAAACAACTGGCCCACAGTGCTAAAGTCTGTGCAACAGTCTAAAAaatgatattatttttctttgcagttttagTTGTAGAATAGAAAATCTAGATTTGTTTgcaataatatataaaatatgacattCCCTGTGAAAGGGAAATGGGGTTATTGCCTTTAGGAGAGATTTAAAGGAAGCAAGGAAGCTGGATTGTCAGCTCACCtgtgaaaaatattattaattttgtaaaactaaatatgttAGGTGTCAGTTACACATATTGTTACTATTTAGTTCACAAATAGAAACTTTTACTATTTTTTCTTAGTAGCTTAACCAGATTTGCCCCTAGGGTAGTTTTGCAGTTGTTACTAGTGAACTAATTTGCAAAACTATGCTTTTAAAGTAGCTTCCCCAACACTGTGTATCTGTTTCTTACCCACAACTTTCAGTTCCAGACTAAAGGAGCTTTGGCCTGCTTTGTTGCTTGCAATGCAGGTGTACGTCCCACCGTCATTCTGTGTCAGAGGGTCAATAACCAGAGAATGAACACCATTCTCTCGCACCAGCATCTTGTGCATGAGGTCTGGATAGATAGGTCTCCCGTTGACCAGCCACATCAGTTCTGGGTTTGGCAGTCCACTCACCTGGTGAACAGAAATGAATATAAGTAAGGTGAGGCAAAAATGCaacatttgtattgtattgtatcaCATGCTAGGCCTGCTGCCTACCTTACAGTCCAGTCTGCACAGTCTTCCTTCGTGAGCCAGTAGATCGCCTGGAGCCTGGAGGAAGTGAGGCCGAAAAAAGAGCTCCTGGGTCTGCTCACCTTCGACTTCCTGTATGCGGGATCGCACCCTGACAACACAAATAGGTGACCAGAgcacacatttatataaatcATTGTTTGTCATTGTACTTCAGTAAAAATACATACTTCTTAATCCCAGAATATCACTTCAGTGTCCCCTGATTCAGCATTTGTAAGCAGTAATGTGCTattcactaaatgttttttacatttatgtatgAATGTTGAACAGAAGTATTATCATTGTCAGAGACAAAACGATAATTGGCTCATTCCCCATGATCATATTGGACACTCAGTCTTGCTCACCTCTGAGAGTGAATAGGTGTCAGTCGATTTCGAGGAGGGCCTGTTTGGACAATTAAGTGACCAGAACAGCTGATTCGTCCCTGTTTCGTCATTAAATATCAAATAGAGACATCAGAATTTGCAGCGGATAGCAAGGTGTTGACAACGTGACCAGAAAATCGAGGAAAATATCACCTGTGGATTAGCTGCCATGATGGTGTAGTTGCCGTCATCATCACTGGTTGTACACTCTATGTGTAAACCACATGTTCCGTCCCCTTCTCTTATCTTCTTGTAATGGACATTTTTCTTTAAGATCTGTTTGCCATCCTTGAACCAGTAAACCTGATGAGAGGCACATATGTGAATGATAAATTTGAGGGCTGAAAGCAAACAATTAACTTTTATTAGCACTGCAATGAGGCTCACCTTTGGAATTGGGATTCCCACTATTTTACATGAGAACGTGACAGGCCCACCTTCCATGGCCCTAAAGTTCTTCAGTTTCTTGTCAAAAATGGGTGCAATGCATTTCCCTGTGGGGACATCATCATGCTGCACCTCATCGTCTGACTCCTCTACTGGTGTTCGCTCCAGACGGAACTCAATCTCACTCATTAGTCTCTGCTCAAAACTGGATACTTTGTACTCctgcaaaagaaaaaccaaTATGTCTGAGTAATCATCCTAGTTAGCGTTGCATTGTTGCTTGCATCATTTGTGTGTAGCGGTACACCAAATTCCCCTGAAAGTCAGTGACTACAGAAACATGCGTACGTGGCACGTGGTAGCTTAACACGCTAAGATAAGCAACAAATGCTCTTGGAGAGATATGCAAAAATGATGAACATGGAGACAATGTTCATTGGTTTACCATGTATCAAGTGGTAATAAAGTTACAATCCATAACtcaaatcacaaaacaaaaaaagtacagaTTGTGACTTTAATCCACTTGATGATGAGGATCATGCAGTAGCAAATGTGTGACACTATTACTCCTGGTTGGTCAAACATTTTGCTCAACCAACCAATTAAAATAAGCATGAGGgtaaaacagagaacagagaaagacaaagttAAGAGCTAACCTGCagaactgaaaaacacaatttctagACCTTTTTGATTCATATTAGGAGCTGGCTTCTGAAATATAAGGACAAGTAGCTGGATGGTGAGATTAGTTCATTCAGAAAATATAGTGAAGTGAAGGGACAACATCATGTTTGCCTTTGGGGAAAATCTAGAGTTAAACCAGAAACACAGGGCTGCAAGCTTGAAtaggaaaaatacaaaaccaGTTAACAGTAAACTCTGGAGAATAATAGGCTAACAACAATTTAACAAACAGTAGAGTTGTTAATTAAGATAATTTATCTTGAAGATGTATGTTTAGATTATTTGTGCAGGTTATTTTAAGATTAGTTGCTTCAATGCCTGATTAGAGATATTAATTAACCACAGTGTTTAGAATATAGTATACATGGAATAAAGGAGAATAGCCGAAGTTTCATAAACCTGGTCTGTAATATGATAATAACCCATACAGCCTCGAGCAAAGCAGTGCTTGAGACGGAAAAATCCTTGTACCTCATCATAGTTTATGACAGTAGCAGGAATGATTGGTCCAAGTGGTCTGCTTGCTGTTTTCCCCTCATTACACAGCTTCTATGAAAGAACAGGGATGGATGATGAACACTAACAGGGAAATGCAAACtgtacatacaaacataatCGGATGGAATAACACACAAGGTAGTGTTATTAGCATGCATGAATGAATGGCAGGGGATGGGGAACGTCGGCTGATGCTCTGCTGAACTGAACCAAATTGACTGAGTATACAGTGAGTGATCATGTATCAGTTGTGAAACAGTTAGCCTCTgttagaataaataaagaaattaaaattaaaaagttagGTTAACCTAGCAGAAATCCTAACAGTGTCAAAGTAAGTGTgaatcagctgctgctgtgaataaagtacacaaaaaaagtttgtgGATGTATCTTAACTAAGGTTGTTATTGTATTACTCAGTAATAAAGTGGAGAGACATTAAGATGTTTCAGGAAAAAAGACACAACTAAACTAAGCCAACAGGAGTTAGCCTGTTAGTTAGTTAACATTGAATCTTAAAAACTGAACCACAAATCCATGAGGCAGTTTAATTAGGCTAAGTCTTAAAAGCTAAGATGTTTACTTAGAGGTTTATTTGCACTGTGTTCATTTATTCCAGCAGGTTTAAGCTGATTGGACACTTGGGGTTTCGTTAGACAAGTGCAAATGCAGgcatttgttaaaatatttgaaaaagtaGACTGCATCTGATTAAGAGATCAGTACTACTATGTCAAACAGATCCTTTACTGAGAGTCATCTTCACATCATAACCTTATCCTACTGATCAGGGATGTAAAAGTGCTGTAATCAACTAACAAATTGCAGAGCtaccttttttaattttagtttgcATTATGATATTCATTAACCATTCAATcaatgcagagctgcagaggcGGACACTACCTAATACCTGTTGATGTGCAAAATGTGGAGTATCATCTTTAAATCGAAGCTTTTTCTCTATGTCCTGAAGAAGGATTTCTTTGCTTTCTCGAATGTCTTCAGTTGACGGGAGACGCATTTTAGGTACCTTCTTTTGTGGCCTGAAGAAAAAGGTGAGAAAACTGTATTAGAACATGTGGCTTTACCATTTCATCGGCACTGTAGTCTGTTGTATGTATTGTTGAGTATGTACCCTAAAGGAGCACCCTTGGGCAGGCCCATTGAGTTGGTGGGTTGACTCGGAGTCAGAGACGGCAGGACCGAGCTGAGAAACGCCACAGGGTTTAAAATGGGGCTGGGAGTAGAGCTGCTGGAGGTGGGAGAAGAGGCCTGGGGAGGCGACTGAGCTCGTAAAGCGAACACACTGTTTGGGAAAAGTGCTGACCCCGGTGTGGGAGAAGAGACAAGGGACGGAGGGCTGGTTGGAGACATTAGAACCCTTGTTGGGAAGGTCCTGGGTGGAGGAGAAAATGGTGGGAGGGTGGGGGAGCTGGCTGCAGAGGAGTTAAGCTCTGCGGCCAACTCTTGGAGCAGAGGGACTGGTGATTCAGTTGGGGAAGGACTCATCACTGGTGAGAAGGTCTGAGCAGCTATGAACTCTTTAGGCCGCGTGTAGTtgaaggtggtggaggtggcGGTAAGATTCATAAGGGATGCGTGGGTGCTCCTCAGCAGAGGAGTAGGCGATGTCATCTGCTGTAAAGCCGGAATTGAATCTGTAGGGACTGTACTAAGCTTTGGTGCTGGAGGAGAGCAAAATTGGGGTGTGGGTGCTGTTCGGGCAAGAGCTGCAGGGGACAGGTTGAAGTAGGAGGCATGGATGGTGTTCATCTGAGTTGCAGGTGCTACACTAAGAGGAGGAGCTGTGTTCAGCTGTGGGACAGGTGGAGGGGATGTTATCACTGATGAAGTCTTTAGCTGAGGAATTGAAGGAGGGTagctgagagaaggagaggtgGTGAGAGGTGCCAGAAAGGGGGTGTTGAATGCTGGAGTAGAGCTCAGATATGGAGCAGGGGGGGTAGTGGTCAGCGGGGGTACAGAGTGGGTCGTCAGCTGCAGGGGAGTTGTGGTATTAAGGCAGGGCTGGAAAGGTGGTGGATGTGGTTCTCGGTGGATTCTGGGTGACCACAGCGGACCTTCATGTGAACTTTGGACCCCAGGCTGGATCTGGAATGGGGCTTGGGACTGAGGCAGGATGTGGGTTGGGGTCTGTGGCTCAGTCTCCTGCTGTTGCTCCATTAGGACCTGGTTATGTAGAAGCTGGAGCTGGGCTGGATCCCTGTTGgtcaaacaaaaccaaacaactgATCATCTACCGAAACATGACGCTATACATGGTGAAGATGAGAGCAGTTCAGTGTGCTGGTCTCATAAATTACGCCCATGCAGTAAGCCCCTGCAGAAATGAGCCAAAGTCAGCATGAAGAATACTCTGCCCTTTTATGGGCTGCCATCAAGTAGCCTACAAACACTGTTCGAGCTTAAGATGGTTCCAactttcatgtttgtttattgcCATCACTTGAAATGTTCTTATGCTAAGTAATGTACATAGGACAAATAGTAACATTCTgcattttgtttagttttgttgttttaatccTATTATGctatttacaaaaacaacaagtgaacAGCTTATAAAACCATGCAAGAtttcatttttagtattttcttcAATATTAGGTGAATATAAATGCATAAAGCTAAACTTACAAGTAGAAAACGCCATCCTTTGTTCTAGAAAGCTGGAAGGTCCACATTTGAAATCCGTGTGGATTCATTTATGAATTGCTACTGACCACAGCTGCTGATTGAGACAGTGGAGGAACCTCCCCCTCTCAAAATAGCTCATTTCACTTGCAGTGCACAATATAAACCCAATTTggacaataaatataaaagagagCTATATTGTTGCAGTGCATCCAGGCAACATTTTGATAGTGTCAGAAATTATATAGAAATGtatctgctttttaaatatttaattttctgtacTCACAGTTTGGGTTTTGCCAGCACAGGTGGTGGTTCTTTGCTGACTAATGCCCCAGTGAGGTCTTCATCAGATGGACTCGATGTGTCACTTTGCTCATTCTCCTCATCCTCGGGTAGTTTGAAGTGCACACGGCGACCGACTCTGGAGTTGGAGCGTGAGGCTTTGTGGGTTTTTTGAGCACCTGTTTTTAGGCAGGAGTTAGGAGGAGGATCAGGCAGGGGCACCACAATGGGACTCCCATTCTGATGGTTTGGGGTCCCCTTAACTTTGGGGCTCGTATCAGGTGAAGTCACTGAAGGTCTTGACACTACCTGCTCAGTCTCAACAGCAGATGGAGCAGTAAAAGGTTTTGGGTATGAGAGAAGCTGATCTgcctgtctgctgctctgtggtcCTAGACATGCTCCACTTGATTCAGGAGGTCCCTGGTGGAGGAATGAAGGATCTAAGTTTGGGGTGCTGATGGTGCGAGAATTCAGGCAGgagctgtttctgttcaggCTGGTGGGTTCTAGACTAGGTAGACTGGTACGGAAAAGGTCTGGACGCAGCATGCTGGAGCTGTTGGGGTCCAGACGGAGTGTGCTGGTGTTTAAGGGATCCAGTCGTAAGGTGCTAGAGATAAGTGGGTCTAGGCGAATGGTGTTGGAGTGGGGCTTAATATTGTTGATCACAGGAACCTCTGGCTGAAGGTTTACAGTTGGAACAGATGGGGAAGGCTCCTGGACTTGTCCTGACTCCACTGTTAAATTGCTGAAAGGCCTCAAATGGTTGCTATTCCTGCCATTGCCTAAGGGGGAATTAGAGAGGTGGATGTACAGAAATGTCAAAGtgcttttataaaaatatacaacaaccattgtaatgtttttatgaagCAGAAGAGTTACCTTTGACCTTCAGATCAGCAGAGCTGGACACGGTTCCATAGTTGTTGCTTGCTGTACAAGTAAACATCCCTGAATCTTCTGGAAATACCTCAGCAATGACCAAAGTACATATTTCCTctagaggtaaaaaaaaaaaaaaaaaagatacataATCAGATTGGTTCAAAGCACTGTAAATACATCATTTCTGATCTAGGAAAGAGTCTGAACAGAATGAAGACAGATACATGACTTGTATTTCAGATGCTCAGCAGTGAGGTTTCTTTGTATCCCTGGGGCTGAGAGGCTTTCTGAAGCTAAGGCAGGTTGAAATGATCTGCCATGGTAGTTTGACACAGGATGAGAGACTACCTTATATGGTTCAGACTCAGGGAAAACAGCTCTGGCTTATGTACAGAAGAACAGCAGAAGACCAGCAAGCATTATAAACACTTCAGCAAACACTGCAGCATCATTTACAGAGAAGCAGCTGATTTGGTGCACTCAACACTTTTGCTTTTGACACATAAAGATTTAATGAAATATATACCTGCTTCAGCTGGAGATCTTGGCTCTGAAACAGAAACCAGATTATGAACAGAGATTTATGCAAACATATCCTTTAGCTCAAAATCTTTTTACAGCAAGAGCAGCACTGGACAGAATTTCGGAGCATGgtttacatttgaaaaataaaaaaaacgtattttttccttcattttgactttattaCATTGACTAATTTAAGCATCAGTTTATTCTTTAAATCATACACAGCTGCAGAGCTTACTTTTCTGCAGGATCCTGAACTCAGGAGAGTCTTCTACaatttttccctctctgtgccAGTCCACATGAGGTGAGGGCACTCCTTTCACACGGCACTCTAGCACCACCAACTGGCCTTCTGTGGCCAGGATGTCCTGCAGGCTCTAAGACAAGATCAAGGCATCAATAAAGgtaacagacagacagcaacATTAAGAATAAAGTCCCTTTAGGAATGACTGTACCTTTGTGAATACAGGGGCAGCCATGGCAGGTTGCGCATTTAACCCTTGCAGACAGTTGTGGTTGAAAGTTTGATTCTGAagataac contains these protein-coding regions:
- the mypn gene encoding myopalladin isoform X5, translating into MPCHCFHRMQEDNTDQPPSLSQLLRESYLAEARAQQRHSEMSRSDGSSTRLQIYGSLKGKAEDSVGNSDPQLPDLSAFLSQEELDKSVNLARQAIGHEPHEERGEVKTSVTPLTPSNISAVSVSSSTSPSLPLTNPSPAPFGAPSTVSFAQPAPELKDLPEATHTAFTPDRKMHKASTQQDNMIRNSRESSEGFNDLNRPAKTTSYGLETQSKKEFLNKAADFIEELSSLFKANSSKRVRPRACKGHRSRVQNKSQNDGTVCPLSSDNRERAVLPMEVEKEGLRPAVSHQPDIQLDSGVGHAEFQDCRTTDEQQYNPVSQEVEEEAENCALTEASYPAEASVCEPPRFIQKLKSREIPEGSKVQLDCIVRGHPVPEVRWFCEGKELENSPDIQIITNGELHSLIIAEAFEEDTGRYSCFASNFYGTDSTSAEIYVEGASSSDSEGEHHFEHVAQLQKKTQNSAQPLPPTSSQSLSAEEKPCLSSQPATTTEEPAEESPLPPTNQLLLPLQTSTTALSVPELSKVPVATPAHTAQEKTTSIPVQVFPTLSQSDAEFAEAPTSGTDISTPQLLNPGISSVLPVQAASTPTPQPENQTFNHNCLQGLNAQPAMAAPVFTKSLQDILATEGQLVVLECRVKGVPSPHVDWHREGKIVEDSPEFRILQKKPRSPAEAEEICTLVIAEVFPEDSGMFTCTASNNYGTVSSSADLKVKGNGRNSNHLRPFSNLTVESGQVQEPSPSVPTVNLQPEVPVINNIKPHSNTIRLDPLISSTLRLDPLNTSTLRLDPNSSSMLRPDLFRTSLPSLEPTSLNRNSSCLNSRTISTPNLDPSFLHQGPPESSGACLGPQSSRQADQLLSYPKPFTAPSAVETEQVVSRPSVTSPDTSPKVKGTPNHQNGSPIVVPLPDPPPNSCLKTGAQKTHKASRSNSRVGRRVHFKLPEDEENEQSDTSSPSDEDLTGALVSKEPPPVLAKPKLDPAQLQLLHNQVLMEQQQETEPQTPTHILPQSQAPFQIQPGVQSSHEGPLWSPRIHREPHPPPFQPCLNTTTPLQLTTHSVPPLTTTPPAPYLSSTPAFNTPFLAPLTTSPSLSYPPSIPQLKTSSVITSPPPVPQLNTAPPLSVAPATQMNTIHASYFNLSPAALARTAPTPQFCSPPAPKLSTVPTDSIPALQQMTSPTPLLRSTHASLMNLTATSTTFNYTRPKEFIAAQTFSPVMSPSPTESPVPLLQELAAELNSSAASSPTLPPFSPPPRTFPTRVLMSPTSPPSLVSSPTPGSALFPNSVFALRAQSPPQASSPTSSSSTPSPILNPVAFLSSVLPSLTPSQPTNSMGLPKGAPLGPQKKVPKMRLPSTEDIRESKEILLQDIEKKLRFKDDTPHFAHQQKLCNEGKTASRPLGPIIPATVINYDEEYKVSSFEQRLMSEIEFRLERTPVEESDDEVQHDDVPTGKCIAPIFDKKLKNFRAMEGGPVTFSCKIVGIPIPKVYWFKDGKQILKKNVHYKKIREGDGTCGLHIECTTSDDDGNYTIMAANPQGRISCSGHLIVQTGPPRNRLTPIHSQRVRSRIQEVEGEQTQELFFRPHFLQAPGDLLAHEGRLCRLDCKVSGLPNPELMWLVNGRPIYPDLMHKMLVRENGVHSLVIDPLTQNDGGTYTCIASNKAGQSSFSLELKVVEKEMKHPPQFVEKLQNMGIPEGTPVRLECRVVGMPPPLIFWKKDNDTIPRSKDRISMTQDATGYVCLLIQPTTKDDAGWYTVSAKNEVGIVSCTCRLDIYGKYCV
- the mypn gene encoding myopalladin isoform X7, whose translation is MEQQQETEPQTPTHILPQSQAPFQIQPGVQSSHEGPLWSPRIHREPHPPPFQPCLNTTTPLQLTTHSVPPLTTTPPAPYLSSTPAFNTPFLAPLTTSPSLSYPPSIPQLKTSSVITSPPPVPQLNTAPPLSVAPATQMNTIHASYFNLSPAALARTAPTPQFCSPPAPKLSTVPTDSIPALQQMTSPTPLLRSTHASLMNLTATSTTFNYTRPKEFIAAQTFSPVMSPSPTESPVPLLQELAAELNSSAASSPTLPPFSPPPRTFPTRVLMSPTSPPSLVSSPTPGSALFPNSVFALRAQSPPQASSPTSSSSTPSPILNPVAFLSSVLPSLTPSQPTNSMGLPKGAPLGPQKKVPKMRLPSTEDIRESKEILLQDIEKKLRFKDDTPHFAHQQKLCNEGKTASRPLGPIIPATVINYDEEYKVSSFEQRLMSEIEFRLERTPVEESDDEVQHDDVPTGKCIAPIFDKKLKNFRAMEGGPVTFSCKIVGIPIPKVYWFKDGKQILKKNVHYKKIREGDGTCGLHIECTTSDDDGNYTIMAANPQGRISCSGHLIVQTGPPRNRLTPIHSQRVRSRIQEVEGEQTQELFFRPHFLQAPGDLLAHEGRLCRLDCKVSGLPNPELMWLVNGRPIYPDLMHKMLVRENGVHSLVIDPLTQNDGGTYTCIASNKAGQSSFSLELKVVEKEMKHPPQFVEKLQNMGIPEGTPVRLECRVVGMPPPLIFWKKDNDTIPRSKDRISMTQDATGYVCLLIQPTTKDDAGWYTVSAKNEVGIVSCTCRLDIYAQWHQGIPAPMKKTPRTGSRYAALTGQGLDIKAVFPTSETSPILFSSSPPEVMLESEEL
- the mypn gene encoding myopalladin isoform X6, producing MFTCTASNNYGTVSSSADLKVKGNGRNSNHLRPFSNLTVESGQVQEPSPSVPTVNLQPEVPVINNIKPHSNTIRLDPLISSTLRLDPLNTSTLRLDPNSSSMLRPDLFRTSLPSLEPTSLNRNSSCLNSRTISTPNLDPSFLHQGPPESSGACLGPQSSRQADQLLSYPKPFTAPSAVETEQVVSRPSVTSPDTSPKVKGTPNHQNGSPIVVPLPDPPPNSCLKTGAQKTHKASRSNSRVGRRVHFKLPEDEENEQSDTSSPSDEDLTGALVSKEPPPVLAKPKLDPAQLQLLHNQVLMEQQQETEPQTPTHILPQSQAPFQIQPGVQSSHEGPLWSPRIHREPHPPPFQPCLNTTTPLQLTTHSVPPLTTTPPAPYLSSTPAFNTPFLAPLTTSPSLSYPPSIPQLKTSSVITSPPPVPQLNTAPPLSVAPATQMNTIHASYFNLSPAALARTAPTPQFCSPPAPKLSTVPTDSIPALQQMTSPTPLLRSTHASLMNLTATSTTFNYTRPKEFIAAQTFSPVMSPSPTESPVPLLQELAAELNSSAASSPTLPPFSPPPRTFPTRVLMSPTSPPSLVSSPTPGSALFPNSVFALRAQSPPQASSPTSSSSTPSPILNPVAFLSSVLPSLTPSQPTNSMGLPKGAPLGPQKKVPKMRLPSTEDIRESKEILLQDIEKKLRFKDDTPHFAHQQKLCNEGKTASRPLGPIIPATVINYDEEYKVSSFEQRLMSEIEFRLERTPVEESDDEVQHDDVPTGKCIAPIFDKKLKNFRAMEGGPVTFSCKIVGIPIPKVYWFKDGKQILKKNVHYKKIREGDGTCGLHIECTTSDDDGNYTIMAANPQGRISCSGHLIVQTGPPRNRLTPIHSQRVRSRIQEVEGEQTQELFFRPHFLQAPGDLLAHEGRLCRLDCKVSGLPNPELMWLVNGRPIYPDLMHKMLVRENGVHSLVIDPLTQNDGGTYTCIASNKAGQSSFSLELKVVEKEMKHPPQFVEKLQNMGIPEGTPVRLECRVVGMPPPLIFWKKDNDTIPRSKDRISMTQDATGYVCLLIQPTTKDDAGWYTVSAKNEVGIVSCTCRLDIYAQWHQGIPAPMKKTPRTGSRYAALTGQGLDIKAVFPTSETSPILFSSSPPEVMLESEEL